From Verrucomicrobia bacterium S94, the proteins below share one genomic window:
- a CDS encoding prepilin-type N-terminal cleavage/methylation domain-containing protein: MPEHPQFNRRAFTLMEVMLVIVIVAIITGISLPYFSGTLKGAGLKTTARTISRMSRYARSMAIMREEVMTVALNHETMEIFLGGEQVQTNSADGEIDQDVLKRLGYKDDDGTSGETAGIEKEVHKILPEGLTIREFDKEWTEEDDEFPDLYLIRFFPNGQCEKFEIEIEDKRGVAIRMENDPISGKITSEFLQ, from the coding sequence TTGCCGGAGCATCCCCAGTTTAACCGACGGGCATTCACCCTCATGGAGGTGATGCTCGTTATTGTCATCGTCGCTATCATTACAGGAATTTCTCTTCCTTATTTTTCAGGAACCCTCAAAGGAGCCGGCCTGAAAACGACGGCCCGTACCATCAGCCGCATGAGTCGTTATGCACGAAGCATGGCGATCATGCGGGAAGAGGTAATGACGGTTGCCCTGAATCACGAAACCATGGAAATTTTTCTGGGCGGCGAACAGGTTCAGACCAATTCGGCCGACGGCGAGATTGATCAGGATGTGCTGAAAAGGCTGGGCTATAAAGACGATGACGGAACATCCGGCGAAACCGCCGGCATTGAAAAGGAAGTCCATAAAATTCTCCCCGAAGGTCTCACCATACGTGAATTCGACAAGGAGTGGACGGAAGAAGACGATGAATTCCCTGATCTCTACCTGATTCGCTTCTTCCCGAATGGACAGTGCGAAAAGTTTGAAATCGAGATTGAAGACAAGCGCGGCGTCGCCATCCGCATGGAAAATGATCCCATCTCCGGAAAAATTACTTCGGAATTCCTGCAATAG
- a CDS encoding elongation factor Ts yields MAITVKMIKELRDSTSMGIDDCKKALEQTDGDFDAAVKILREKGAAVAAKRASKEAKEGMVAAIVSDDAKSAGMIEVNCETDFVTRNEDFQKFVEELRQDALNHESDKMAEDVNDKIETVMAAIGEKIKLRRNVKWDVEGTGSITSYIHMGGKVGVLLELGFEKEETAASPVYQELAKDLTLHVAAAAPAYLSRDEVPAEQLEEEMDIARKQLAGKPENIMEGILKGKANKFYSLICFLEQGFVKEDKVSITKLLEEKSKELGDTITVKRYVRYQLGA; encoded by the coding sequence ATGGCTATTACCGTAAAAATGATTAAGGAACTTCGCGATTCCACCTCTATGGGGATCGACGATTGCAAAAAAGCTCTCGAGCAGACTGACGGAGACTTCGATGCCGCCGTTAAAATTCTTCGCGAAAAAGGCGCTGCCGTAGCAGCCAAACGGGCTTCCAAAGAAGCCAAGGAAGGCATGGTTGCCGCGATTGTTTCCGACGACGCCAAGTCTGCCGGTATGATCGAAGTGAACTGCGAGACCGACTTTGTTACCCGTAACGAAGACTTCCAGAAATTTGTTGAAGAACTCCGTCAGGATGCCCTGAACCACGAGTCCGACAAAATGGCGGAAGACGTGAATGACAAAATTGAAACCGTTATGGCTGCGATCGGAGAAAAAATCAAACTCCGGCGCAACGTTAAATGGGATGTTGAAGGCACAGGCTCCATCACTTCCTACATTCATATGGGCGGCAAAGTCGGCGTTCTGCTGGAACTCGGCTTCGAAAAGGAAGAAACCGCTGCATCCCCGGTTTATCAGGAACTGGCTAAAGACCTCACGCTGCATGTTGCAGCGGCGGCTCCGGCCTACCTGAGCCGTGATGAAGTTCCTGCTGAACAGCTGGAAGAGGAAATGGATATTGCCCGCAAGCAGCTCGCAGGCAAGCCGGAAAACATTATGGAAGGCATCCTCAAAGGCAAAGCGAACAAGTTCTACAGCCTGATCTGCTTCCTGGAGCAGGGCTTTGTTAAAGAAGACAAAGTTTCCATCACCAAACTGCTGGAAGAAAAAAGCAAGGAACTCGGCGACACCATTACGGTCAAGCGCTACGTCCGCTACCAGCTCGGCGCATAA
- the rpsB gene encoding 30S ribosomal protein S2 → MADSFTKTVSVQDLLDAGLHFGHQTKRWNPKMKRYIHGAKNGIYIIDLNKTMSQLELAKTFLKDVILRGEKVLFVGTKKQAREIFQECAESTNQPYVIYRWLGGMLTNNKTIRSSVARMRELQKMEKDGTMDKLPKKEVSVLRRELNKLERNLTGIAQMDKKPGALFVVDLKREHLALAEARRLNIPIVALVDTNADPDLVDYPIPGNDDSLRSIGLICDVLGETMKAADAEYTAKAKAEREAREAAEAEERAKAKAAREERQKKEAEDKKKREEVLKKIKEQKKKAEEAKKAEAAAAPAEEVKEEAPAAKAPKAEEVKEEAAPVAEEAPAEEAAAEKSEEKKVD, encoded by the coding sequence ATGGCTGATTCATTCACTAAGACTGTGTCTGTACAGGATCTGCTCGACGCAGGTCTGCACTTTGGTCACCAGACCAAACGTTGGAACCCGAAAATGAAACGTTATATTCATGGCGCAAAAAACGGGATCTACATCATCGACCTGAACAAAACCATGTCCCAGCTCGAGCTGGCTAAAACCTTCCTGAAGGATGTAATTCTTCGTGGTGAAAAAGTGCTGTTCGTCGGCACCAAAAAACAGGCCCGCGAAATCTTCCAGGAATGTGCGGAAAGCACCAACCAGCCTTACGTGATCTATCGCTGGCTCGGCGGCATGCTGACCAACAATAAAACCATCCGCTCTTCGGTGGCCCGTATGCGCGAACTCCAGAAAATGGAAAAAGACGGCACGATGGACAAACTTCCGAAGAAGGAAGTTTCCGTACTGCGCCGCGAACTTAACAAACTGGAACGCAACCTGACCGGTATTGCACAGATGGACAAAAAACCCGGTGCCCTTTTCGTGGTCGACCTTAAGCGCGAGCATCTGGCGCTGGCTGAAGCCAGACGCCTCAACATTCCGATCGTGGCACTGGTTGACACCAACGCCGATCCGGACCTCGTCGACTATCCGATCCCGGGCAACGACGACTCCCTCCGTTCCATCGGCCTGATCTGCGACGTTCTCGGAGAAACCATGAAAGCCGCCGACGCTGAATACACGGCAAAAGCTAAAGCCGAGCGCGAGGCCCGCGAAGCCGCTGAAGCCGAAGAGCGCGCAAAAGCCAAAGCGGCCCGTGAAGAACGTCAGAAAAAAGAAGCAGAAGACAAGAAGAAGCGCGAAGAAGTGCTGAAGAAAATCAAAGAGCAGAAGAAAAAAGCAGAAGAAGCCAAAAAGGCCGAAGCTGCCGCCGCTCCGGCTGAAGAAGTAAAAGAGGAAGCTCCTGCTGCCAAAGCGCCGAAAGCCGAAGAAGTAAAAGAAGAAGCTGCTCCGGTTGCTGAAGAAGCTCCGGCCGAAGAAGCTGCCGCAGAAAAATCTGAAGAGAAAAAAGTAGACTAA
- a CDS encoding sigma-70 family RNA polymerase sigma factor: MDISDTDCINAYLGGDADALAPLVEKYKRPLYSFILKMTEGREDADEIFQETWFRALKNVHKFKHKNFLNWLFRIAHNLVIDRARRSRKNISMQSGIGGDDGDSTLEDRLAAPGINPAEESGGTMLGVQIDEAVSTLSAEQKEVFMLRMYGNMSFKEIAKLQKCSINTCLARMQYALGKLRSILKDEYEELQEAIS, from the coding sequence ATGGATATTTCGGATACTGATTGTATTAATGCCTACCTCGGCGGCGACGCGGATGCGCTGGCACCGCTGGTGGAAAAATACAAACGTCCGCTTTATTCATTTATTCTGAAAATGACCGAAGGCCGCGAGGATGCCGACGAGATCTTTCAGGAAACCTGGTTCCGGGCCCTTAAAAACGTGCATAAATTCAAACATAAGAATTTTCTCAACTGGCTGTTTCGCATTGCCCATAATCTGGTGATCGATCGGGCTCGGCGCAGCAGAAAAAATATTTCCATGCAGAGCGGAATCGGTGGAGACGATGGAGATTCAACGCTGGAGGATCGCCTCGCCGCACCGGGAATCAACCCCGCGGAGGAATCCGGAGGAACCATGCTGGGCGTTCAGATTGATGAAGCGGTAAGTACACTCTCCGCAGAACAGAAAGAAGTCTTTATGCTCAGAATGTATGGAAACATGTCATTCAAGGAAATTGCCAAACTCCAGAAATGCTCGATCAATACCTGTTTAGCCCGGATGCAATATGCATTGGGCAAATTGCGTTCTATATTAAAGGATGAATATGAAGAACTGCAGGAGGCTATCTCATGA
- a CDS encoding sigma-54-dependent Fis family transcriptional regulator: MNINFFRMVSQAAFSNPFSDKRVDIDRQIVGADETVDWHSVLQPLLMKLEEEIEQLRRSGDIVIDRKGGEDAWAVGVSILFHVFHRYMERFDRLIEEQIRAGDESLRAPFAFQCLEELVGFGFGREDARRYVAMFYQIRRAYYFISTGLIGASPAMKKLRARLWDNIFTHEIAWYESGLWDRMEDFSTLLLGETGSGKGAAAAAIGRSGYIPFNPVAQKFEESFTRAFVSINLSQYPASLIESELFGHRKGAFTGAIEKHEGIFSRCSAHGAIFLDEIGDVGIPIQIKLLQVLQERTFSPVGSHEKLRFNGRVIAATNKSIDELRRAGEFRDDFYYRLCSDIITVPPLRERIRQTPKELELLAGHLMGRICGTELKYPILAKLKENVGHNYAWPGNVRELEQAIRRIMITGSYTGDAAAESHTEVSLEQAMSSGNVTAKELVERYCRELYAVYGNYGEVARRTGLDWRTVKKNVGT, translated from the coding sequence ATGAATATAAACTTCTTCAGAATGGTATCGCAGGCGGCGTTCAGTAATCCGTTCAGCGACAAACGAGTGGATATTGACCGGCAGATTGTCGGGGCGGATGAGACGGTTGATTGGCATTCCGTGCTTCAGCCGCTGCTGATGAAGCTGGAAGAAGAAATTGAGCAGCTTAGGCGATCCGGTGATATCGTGATTGATCGTAAAGGAGGCGAGGATGCCTGGGCGGTGGGAGTCAGTATTCTGTTTCATGTTTTTCATCGCTATATGGAGCGGTTTGACCGGTTGATCGAGGAGCAGATCAGGGCGGGGGATGAGTCGCTCCGGGCACCTTTTGCCTTCCAGTGTCTGGAGGAGCTGGTCGGGTTCGGGTTCGGCCGTGAAGATGCGCGGCGCTATGTGGCGATGTTTTATCAGATTCGCCGTGCGTATTATTTTATTTCAACCGGTTTGATCGGTGCATCGCCAGCGATGAAAAAGCTGAGGGCCCGGCTTTGGGATAATATTTTTACGCATGAAATTGCGTGGTATGAATCGGGTTTATGGGACCGCATGGAAGACTTTTCCACCCTGCTGCTGGGGGAGACCGGTTCGGGCAAGGGGGCTGCTGCAGCAGCGATCGGGCGGTCGGGTTATATTCCGTTTAATCCTGTTGCGCAGAAATTCGAGGAGAGTTTTACCCGCGCGTTTGTTTCCATCAACCTTTCACAGTATCCGGCGTCGCTGATTGAATCGGAGCTGTTCGGGCACCGAAAAGGCGCGTTTACCGGGGCGATTGAAAAGCATGAGGGCATCTTTTCGCGGTGCAGTGCGCATGGGGCTATTTTTCTGGATGAAATCGGGGATGTGGGTATTCCGATTCAGATCAAGCTGCTGCAGGTGTTGCAGGAGCGGACATTCTCACCGGTGGGCAGTCATGAAAAACTGCGTTTTAACGGGCGGGTGATCGCCGCTACGAATAAGTCGATTGATGAACTGCGGCGCGCGGGTGAGTTTCGTGATGATTTTTATTACCGGCTCTGTTCCGACATCATCACGGTGCCGCCATTGCGGGAACGGATCCGGCAGACACCGAAAGAGCTGGAGCTGCTTGCCGGGCATCTGATGGGACGGATCTGCGGGACGGAGCTGAAATATCCAATCCTTGCAAAGCTCAAGGAGAATGTGGGGCACAACTATGCCTGGCCGGGCAATGTGCGCGAGCTGGAGCAGGCGATACGCCGTATTATGATTACGGGATCGTATACCGGCGATGCCGCTGCGGAATCGCATACAGAGGTTTCTTTGGAACAGGCGATGTCATCCGGAAACGTTACAGCTAAGGAACTGGTGGAAAGATACTGCCGGGAGCTCTATGCGGTTTACGGCAATTATGGAGAGGTGGCGCGTCGGACGGGCCTCGACTGGCGTACAGTGAAAAAGAATGTGGGAACCTAG
- a CDS encoding thioredoxin domain-containing protein — protein MTESENFNCTNRLINEKSPYLLQHAHNPVDWYPWGDEAFQTAQREDKPIFLSIGYATCHWCHVMEHESFENEEIARLLNEAFVCIKVDREERPDIDNIYMTVCQMMTGQGGWPLTIIMTPDREPFHAATYIPPEQRHGRIGMKQLVQRISGVWNNQREKVLKSAGRILDVLIEQQRSGRGEDLDPGLLESGFNELMNQYDKLFGGFGLQPKFPSPHRLIFLLRQGKAEGVAAVEHTLSAMRKGGVFDQIGFGFHRYSTDRKWLLPHFEKMLYDQALLAFAYCEAYEMTGKKLYSQVTEELLEYVMRDMTVPDEESRHSGGGFYSAEDADSEGEEGLFYIWSAEEMKSVLGADYDFVSRHWNVQDGGNFRDEASGRQSPCNIPYLSEWCSDEDAVRISELRKKLFAVREKRVHPLKDTKVLADWNGLMIAAFAKAGRALGDEKYTVAAERAAAFVVAEMQDEDGRLRHRWREGHTAVSGQLEDYAFMIFGLLELYESTLDFQYLKKAMNYQAILDEHFADDAGGGYFMTSDDAEALIVRPKELYDGAIPSGNSVQFYNLLKLARMTGNPELDKRAAETGRAFSGMIERSPAGFAQALTALQFSVGETVEIVVIGDKEEARPMIEYLHSVYHPGKVILLKDAEHADQLAVLAPFTEEQQMIDGKPTVYLCRNFSCEKPINRLEELKERFTAKRRNPRKS, from the coding sequence ATGACTGAATCTGAAAACTTCAACTGTACAAACCGCCTGATCAATGAAAAGAGTCCGTATCTGCTGCAGCATGCGCATAATCCGGTGGACTGGTATCCGTGGGGGGATGAGGCGTTCCAGACGGCGCAGCGTGAAGATAAACCCATCTTTCTTTCGATCGGCTATGCTACCTGTCACTGGTGTCATGTGATGGAACATGAATCCTTCGAAAACGAAGAAATCGCGCGCCTGCTCAATGAAGCGTTTGTCTGCATCAAAGTGGACCGCGAGGAGCGGCCGGATATCGACAATATTTATATGACCGTCTGCCAGATGATGACGGGGCAGGGCGGATGGCCGCTGACGATAATTATGACGCCGGACAGGGAGCCGTTTCATGCGGCGACCTATATTCCGCCGGAGCAGCGGCACGGTCGGATCGGGATGAAACAGCTGGTGCAGCGGATTTCCGGTGTCTGGAACAATCAGCGGGAAAAAGTCCTCAAATCCGCCGGCCGGATCTTGGATGTGCTGATTGAACAGCAACGCTCCGGCAGGGGGGAGGATCTTGATCCGGGACTGCTGGAATCAGGGTTTAATGAGTTGATGAATCAGTACGACAAACTGTTCGGCGGGTTTGGTCTTCAGCCTAAGTTTCCTTCGCCGCACCGACTGATTTTTCTGCTGCGGCAGGGGAAAGCAGAGGGTGTGGCCGCTGTTGAACATACGCTTTCGGCGATGCGCAAAGGCGGGGTTTTTGATCAGATCGGGTTTGGATTTCATCGTTATTCAACGGATCGAAAATGGCTGCTGCCGCATTTTGAAAAGATGCTTTACGATCAGGCGCTGCTGGCTTTTGCCTATTGCGAAGCCTATGAAATGACCGGGAAAAAACTCTATAGTCAGGTGACTGAAGAGCTTCTTGAATATGTGATGCGCGATATGACGGTGCCCGACGAAGAGTCCCGTCATTCGGGCGGCGGATTTTATTCGGCGGAGGATGCAGACTCTGAAGGGGAAGAGGGATTGTTTTATATCTGGTCGGCGGAGGAGATGAAATCGGTGCTTGGTGCCGATTATGATTTTGTTTCCAGGCATTGGAATGTGCAGGATGGCGGAAATTTCCGTGATGAAGCTTCAGGCCGGCAGAGCCCCTGCAATATTCCGTATTTGTCTGAATGGTGCTCCGATGAAGATGCTGTGCGGATTTCCGAGCTTCGGAAAAAGCTGTTTGCGGTCCGGGAAAAGCGGGTGCATCCATTAAAGGATACCAAAGTGCTGGCGGACTGGAACGGACTGATGATAGCGGCTTTTGCTAAAGCTGGGCGTGCTCTCGGTGATGAGAAATATACTGTCGCGGCGGAGCGCGCGGCAGCTTTTGTGGTTGCGGAAATGCAGGATGAAGATGGAAGGCTGCGGCATCGCTGGCGGGAGGGGCATACGGCGGTTTCTGGGCAGTTGGAGGATTATGCCTTTATGATTTTCGGCCTGCTGGAGCTCTATGAAAGCACACTGGACTTTCAATATCTGAAAAAGGCAATGAACTATCAGGCGATTCTTGATGAACACTTTGCTGATGATGCCGGCGGTGGATATTTTATGACGTCTGACGACGCGGAAGCGCTGATTGTGCGACCGAAGGAGTTGTATGACGGGGCGATTCCTTCCGGGAATTCCGTGCAGTTTTATAATCTGCTGAAACTGGCGCGAATGACCGGTAATCCGGAGCTGGATAAGCGGGCGGCCGAGACCGGCAGAGCGTTCAGTGGGATGATTGAGCGTTCTCCGGCCGGTTTTGCCCAGGCTCTGACTGCGTTGCAGTTTTCGGTTGGAGAAACGGTTGAAATTGTGGTGATCGGGGATAAGGAAGAGGCCCGGCCGATGATTGAATACCTGCATTCCGTTTATCATCCGGGCAAGGTGATTCTGCTCAAGGATGCAGAACATGCGGATCAGCTCGCCGTGCTGGCTCCGTTCACCGAAGAGCAGCAGATGATCGATGGAAAACCGACGGTGTATCTCTGCCGCAATTTTTCCTGCGAAAAGCCGATTAACAGGCTTGAGGAGCTGAAGGAGCGGTTTACAGCGAAGCGTAGGAATCCTCGTAAGTCATAA
- a CDS encoding prepilin-type N-terminal cleavage/methylation domain-containing protein: MKMEETKKHLSKKSGFTLIEVILVVVILGIIAGVTMNGLNIGGKKQQADLNAAKSTIATLSMAVQQYEIINGTYPSSLDALLDESKGGPFLQKKKIPLDPWGKPFVYQAPGTHNTHTFDISCTSEDGKATANNWD, translated from the coding sequence ATGAAAATGGAAGAAACCAAAAAGCATCTGAGTAAAAAATCAGGATTCACCCTGATTGAAGTAATTCTTGTTGTGGTTATTCTCGGTATTATTGCCGGGGTCACCATGAACGGCCTGAACATCGGAGGTAAAAAACAGCAGGCCGACCTGAATGCGGCGAAATCGACCATCGCAACACTCTCAATGGCCGTTCAGCAATACGAAATCATCAACGGAACCTATCCCAGCAGTCTGGACGCGTTGCTCGACGAATCCAAAGGCGGCCCCTTTCTCCAGAAGAAAAAAATTCCGCTGGATCCCTGGGGAAAACCGTTTGTCTACCAGGCCCCCGGCACTCACAACACCCATACTTTCGACATCTCCTGTACGTCGGAAGATGGAAAGGCCACTGCAAATAACTGGGATTAA